One genomic window of Tribolium castaneum strain GA2 chromosome 10, icTriCast1.1, whole genome shotgun sequence includes the following:
- the IleRS gene encoding isoleucine--tRNA ligase, cytoplasmic: MPIQEIPRVPETINFPSEEEKILKYWTEIDVFQTCLKQSKGKPRFSFYDGPPFATGLPHYGHILAGTIKDVVTRYAHQQGFHVERRFGWDCHGLPVEYEIDKTFDIKGPDDVMKMGIDKYNAECRKIVMRYADEWERIIGRIGRWIDFKNDYKTLYPTFMESVWWVFKQLYLKGLVYQGNKVMPYSTTCNTPLSNFESGQNYKDVVDPAVTVSLPIIGHKDNAALLVWTTTPWTLPSNLAACVNPSLEYVLFEQISTTKRYIMLETRIETIFPAGDYKIIRKFPGSELKGLRYEPIFPYFAHLKDKAFRVLTDDYVTSESGTGVVHQAPYFGEDDFRVCLNAGVITKDQEPICPVDASGRFVKPVVEFEGLYVKDADKKIIAALKTNGRLVHQTQIKHSYPFCWRSDTPLIYKAVPSWFVRVEHMTEELQKACADTYWVPDFVKDKRFGNWLRDARDWAISRNRYFGTPIPIWASPSGNEFVCVGSIAELEQLTGQKITDLHRESIDHLEIPSKIPGNPPLRRVPEVFDCWFESGSMPYAQKHYPFEFSKEFDDYFPADFIAEGIDQTRGWFYTLLVISTALFGKAPYKNLIANGLVLASDGQKMSKRKKNYPDPLEIVSKYGADALRLYLINSPVVRAENLRFKEEGVRDILKDVFLPWYNAFRFLLQNIESFVQDNNQAFYYTENSVAPENIMDKWILSFTQSLLEYVRKEMQLYHLYNVIPRLTKFIDYLTNWYVRMNRKRLKGEGGFDDCKTALLTLFEVLLNIVKMMAPFSPFLAETMYQYLKKLMKTSADSVHYLMLPQPNHALINKDIERAVARMQSVIELGRVLRDRKTIPIKYPLPEVIIVHQDPQYISDILSLKEYIHLELNVRAINTTTDKSKYGITLRAEPDYKVLGQRLKQELKAVTAAIQALTDVEINEMVKAGFRVVAGQRIEISEVRLIFKAESINTSQYEVNSDNDVLILLDITPDSSMQDEGTAREIINRIQKLRKKAHLVPTDQVSVFYKTTGELDRVAKSYCDFVENTIKATFKPIEQQQNSDLVIIEEVQQLKNCNLQLVLTRFSDIVIPASKWVNIQLVGLESRYCNQSPKALALLEVANKPVSLDNLHSSVFRLFGVEHYNLVKSNGKEVTQEELPNLSGQTIFVIPTNKDVKLPEMSRVPFCKVFNFVAQNTSGTLILENPAGNETLNEKDFKEIINQWIKLA; this comes from the exons ATGCCTATTCAAGAAATTCCCCGTGTGCCGGAAACCATAAATTTCCCATCCGAGGaagaaaaaatcctgaaatatTGGACGGAAATCGACGTGTTCCAAACATGCTTGAAACAGTCGAAGGGAAAGCCACG GTTTTCGTTCTATGACGGCCCGCCGTTTGCGACCGGGTTGCCCCATTATGGGCACATTCTGGCGGGGACCATCAAAGACGTGGTCACGCGTTATGCCCACCAGCAGGGCTTCCACGTGGAGAGGAGGTTCGGCTGGGACTGCCATGGGCTACCCGTGGAGTACGAGATTGACAAGACTTTTGATATTAAGGGCCCGGATGATGTAATGAAGATGGGCATTGACAAATACAACGCCGAGTGCCGCAAGATTGTCATGCGGTACGCCGACGAGTGGGAGAGGATCATTGGGCGCATTGGACGCTGGATTG ATTTTAAAAACGACTACAAGACGCTTTACCCGACTTTCATGGAGTCGGTTTGGTGGGTTTTCAAGCAATTGTACTTAAAGGGATTAGTTTATCAGGGCAATAAAGTAATGCCGTACTCGACGACGTGTAATACCCCCTTATCGAACTTCGAGTCGGGTCAGAATTACAAGGATGTTGTTGATCCCGCCGTCACCGTGAGCCTCCCGATCATCGGTCATAAGGACAATGCTGCGCTTTTAGTTTGGACAACGACTCCTTGGACCCTCCCTAGTAACCTAGCGGCGTGCGTAAACCCATCGCTTGAATACGTACTGTTTGAACAAATCAGCACCACCAAGCGCTACATCATGCTAGAGACTCGCATTGAAACAATTTTCCCAGCTGGggattataaaataatccgGAAATTCCCCGGAAGCGAATTGAAGGGGCTGCGCTACGAACCAATTTTCCCCTACTTCGCCCACTTGAAAGACAAAGCTTTCCGGGTCTTGACAGACGACTACGTCACGTCTGAGTCGGGTACGGGTGTCGTGCACCAGGCACCGTACTTCGGGGAAGACGATTTCCGCGTCTGTCTCAACGCTGGGGTTATAACCAAGGACCAGGAACCCATCTGTCCCGTTGACGCCAGCGGCCGGTTCGTCAAACCTGTGGTGGAGTTCGAAGGGCTTTATGTCAAAGACGCCgacaagaaaatcatcgcGGCTTTGAAAACCAACGGCCGGCTCGTGCACCAAACTCAA ATCAAGCACAGTTACCCCTTCTGTTGGCGTTCCGACACCCCCTTGATCTACAAAGCGGTGCCGTCGTGGTTCGTCCGCGTGGAACACATGACCGAGGAGCTGCAAAAGGCCTGTGCGGACACCTACTGGGTGCCCGATTTCGTCAAAGACAAGCGTTTCGGTAACTGGCTGCGCGACGCCCGGGACTGGGCTATCAGTCGCAACCGGTATTTCGGCACCCCGATACCGATCTGGGCGTCGCCAAGCGGCAATGAGTTCGTCTGCGTTGGCAGTATCGCCGAACTCGAGCAACTAACGGGTCAGAAAATCACCGATTTGCATCGGGAAAGCATCGATCATCTTGAAATTCCCTCGAAAATTCCTGGAAATCCCCCGTTGAGACGCGTTCCTGAAGTTTTTGATTGTTGGTTCGAGTCGGGCTCTATGCCCTACGCCCAGAAACACTACCCGTTTGAGTTTAGTAAAGAGTTTGATGACTATTTCCCGGCGGATTTTATCGCCGAAGGGATCGACCAGACCAGGGGCTGGTTTTATACGCTTTTAGTCATCTCGACGGCTTTGTTCGGGAAAGCGCCGTACAAGAATTTGATCGCGAACGGGCTTGTGTTGGCCAGCGATGGGCAAAAGATGTCGAAGCGGAAAAAGAATTATCCGGACCCGTTGGAAATCGTTTCGAAGTATGGGGCGGACGCTTTGAGGCTTTATTTGATTAACTCGCCAGTGGTGCGTGCCGAAAACTTGCGGTTTAAGGAGGAAGGGGTTAGGGATATTCTTAAAGATGTGTTCCTGCCGTGGTACAATGCGTTCCGTTTCTTGTTACAAAATATTGAGAGTTTTGTACAAGACAACAATCAAGCGTTCTACTACACTGAAAATAGTGTCGCGCCTGAGAATATCATGGACAAGTGGATTCTTTCGTTCACTCAGTCGCTCCTAGAGTACGTCCGGAAGGAGATGCAACTTTACCACTTGTACAACGTTATTCCCAGGCTGACCAAGTTTATTGACTACTTAACCAATTGGTACGTGCGGATGAACCGGAAACGTCTCAAGGGTGAGGGCGGGTTCGACGATTGTAAAACAGCCCTACTGACGCTGTTCGAGGTTCTCCTAAACATTGTGAAAATGATGGCACCGTTCTCACCCTTCTTGGCCGAGACCATGTACCAATATTTGAAGAAGTTGATGAAGACTTCGGCCGATAGTGTTCACTATTTGATGTTACCGCAGCCGAATCATGCGTTGATCAACAAAGATATTGAGCGAGCCGTTGCCAGAATGCAAAGTGTGATAGAATTGGGGCGAGTCTTGCGCGACCGAAAAACAATACCGATCAAGTACCCGTTGCCGGAAGTTATAATTGTCCATCAGGACCCTCAGTACATTTCTGATATCCTCTCGTTGAAGGAATACATCCATCTCGAGTTAAACGTGCGTGCAATCAACACAACGACTGATAAAAGCAAATACGGGATAACGCTGAGGGCGGAGCCCGATTATAAAGTCCTAGGGCAGCGGCTTAAGCAAGAACTGAAGGCTGTGACTGCAGCAATACAGGCGCTGACCGATGTTGAGATAAATGAAATGGTTAAAGCCGGGTTCCGGGTCGTGGCGGGCCAACGTATCGAAATTTCCGAAGTTAGGCTCATCTTCAAAGCTGAGAGTATTAATACAAGTCAGTATGAAGTCAACAGCGACAACGACGTTTTGATTCTCTTGGACATAACGCCGGACAGTTCAATGCAAGATGAAGGCACGGCGAGGGAGATAATAAATCGTATCCAAAAGTTGCGCAAGAAGGCACATCTGGTGCCAACAGACCAAGTTTCAGTATTTTACAAAACGACTGGTGAACTAGATCGCGTCGCTAAATCCTATTGCGATTTCGTAGAGAATACAATCAAAGCAACGTTCAAGCCAATCGAGCAGCAGCAAAATTCCGACTTGGTGATAATTGAGGAAGTGcaacaactgaaaaactgTAATCTACAACTGGTCCTGACCCGGTTTTCCGATATTGTAATCCCGGCTAGTAAATGGGTTAATATCCAGCTTGTAGGCCTCGAGTCCAGATACTGTAACCAATCTCCTAAAGCTTTAGCTTTGCTTGAAGTGGCTAATAAGCCGGTCAGTTTAGATAATTTGCATTCGTCGGTTTTCCGACTCTTTGGCGTGGAACATTACAATCTAGTGAAAAGCAACGGCAAGGAAGTAACCCAAGAGGAATTACCTAACTTGTCGggacaaacaatttttgtaattccgACAAATAAAGATGTTAAATTGCCCGAAATGAGCAGAGTACCTTTCtgcaaagtttttaattttgttgcaCAAAATACCAGTGGCACGTTGATCTTGGAAAACCCCGCAGGGAACGAAACTTTAAATGAAAAAGACTTCAAGGAAATCATAAACCAGTGGATTAAATTGGCTTAA